The DNA segment ACCGACACACCTTGGTcctctgctgagtcatgttATTGTGGCCCTCCTCCCGCTGATCCCCCTGCAGCCAAAGGAAACCGCTGCTATCATGCGTTTTCTGATCGTGGACAACAGGTGACTGTACTTTAGATGGTTGTATAGTCGTAGAAATACTTATTAGATCTTGTCTAACGGCTTCAACAGGGAAGAAGTTAGCGACTTCCTTCATGAGATCTACTTCCTACCGGACCACCCAGAGCTGAGGGACATCCATACTGTCCTGCAAAACTATAAGAAGGTTTGAATCTGATTTTTGATTTCATTGACAGTTTGTGTTTACAGTCTCTTGTCCCTCCAGCTGACGGCCAGCAGCAGCGACCTGGCAGCAGCTCTGCAACTATCAATGAGAGCCGTGCAGCATGAGAACGTTGACGTCAGGATTCATGCTCTCACGAGCCTCAGAGACTTGATGCACAGCAACCAGGTACACGCTTCAGCTGGATGCTCGTAACTTCCTGGACTCATTGTTAGTGTCCAGTTTTGTGTCATTTCactttaaattaaatcaaatctGAAAGCACTGAAAATAAATTTGTGAATACATATTGTGAATACAATATTTCTTGAAATAATAAATGAGCAAAACAGATTCTCTTGGCGGCCGGCCTACATATTGTACACTGAAGAGATACgtcaaaataatttaaattattatattcCTTATTTATTACCATGTGTGTAGTTGTGATCGTCTGTTGTCTCTGTGCACACATTCACATCATGATCTCAGTGTGTGTTGTAAGTCGTCATTCCTCGTACGTCATTGCAAAAGCTACATCTTTCTACACTTTGATAGCTTCCACATGCGAGTGTACGCGTGTTAGAAAACAACGAGTCAACTGACTGTTTTCAGTGTGAAGAATCGCCATGAAAGTGCTACCATTTTTGTCTGTGTCCCAACAGGAGTGGCTGCTGAGGCAGGTCTGTGCGAGTGAAGCAGTGGAGCCAGTCATTTCCAGCCTGGTGTCGGTTCTGCTCAAGGGTTGCCAGGACTCATCCCCAGAAGCTAGGCTGCTCTGTGGCGAGTGTCTGGGGGAGCTCGGTGCCGTGGACCCTGGACGTTTGGacctgtcacagacacacactcacggcAATCGCAATACTTTTGTGGTACAGAgctgttttttcattcattcactgtttGCAACTTAATACaaaatattcaagttttttttctgtctgataagaGTGGAGTTGAAGATCCAAATTTTGCCTATGAACTTCTTACTGAACTGACTCGAACCTTTCTGGCCAATGCTGATGACGTGAGAGCCCAAGACTCTGCTGCCTATGCAATTCAGGTGAAtccacataaaatctaaacttctcatgtaaaaaaaaaaaaatctgatatttGATTGACACGTCCTGCAGGAACTGCTTTCGATTTTCCAATGCCGTGAGGCTCGAACAGACTCTCCCGGCCGCCGTCTTTGGAGGCGATTCCCGGAGCAGATCCAGGAAATCCTGGAGCCTCACCTCAACAGCAGGTGGAGGAAATGTTACTGTGTTTGTTGATACCATTTCCCACCCCCTTCCTCTTCAGTCGATCTTCACGATCATGCTCCATGAACTCTGCAGGTATAAGAGCAGCCAGAAATCTGTCAACTGGTCCAAACTCAAGAAGCCCTTCTACTTGAGTGAAAAAGGCAGCAAGTTCTCGGATTGGTCAGCGACCTGGGCCGGATACCTTATCACCAAGGTGAACCCAGCTTCTTTGTTTGACAGTAAAATGTACCCTCACCAGCTGATTGTAGCACCACTGTCGTATTGTATGAGGGACTATTTAATATTTTCAACGGTCAACGCGCTCTTGTTTGGTCAGTGAACtgaaatgtaatctttttagttGCTGTAGGGGAAAAAACTTGCAGGAAATTCGATCATACTGCTATATAATTGACACATTTCTGGGCCACCAGGTGAGACACGAACTGGCCAGCAAGGTTTTCACCTGTTGCAGTTTCATCATCAAGCATGACTACAAGGTCACCATCTACCTGCTGCCTCACATCCTCCTCTACATGCTGCTGGGCAGCACCGAGACGGAGCAGCAGGAGGTACTGCTCCATCTACTGTCCGTCGTCTATAGAAGAAACACTGTCGATTAAATAAAATCCCACCGCAGGTGCGAGAGGAGATGCTCTCCGTGCTGACTGAAGGGGAGGGGCAAGATGCTGGAGCCCAGAAGACGACCTCCAGCCTCTCCCAACTCAGCACACAGACCGTCTTCAGCATGCTGTCTCACCTCACTCAGTGGAGTCGTCACATCCTCTACAATAAACCTAAGAGCGGCGGTAAAAAATCAAATCCAACAACACACCTTTAAAGGGATTCTCACCTAGTGCGACCCCAAAGTGGGTCATGAAGCTagtttcagttcagtttatAGACGGAATAGatttaggtaaaaaaaaaaaagaacctgtGCAAATGACTGTTGACCAGTTTTGGTTTTGCATGTTGCTTTCCAGAGGGCGGGGACTATGAGCGTATGGTGGTCTTCCTGAAGGGGATTCCTCAGGACGTCATGGCCAAGGCTTCACTCCGCTCCAAAGCCTACACTCGTGCTCTCATGCACTTTGAAGCCCACATcttagaaaacaaagaaaacatccaGGACCATCTCACTTTCCTGCAGGTGATGCAGTACACTGTATATCATTGCAAGGAGGTAGCTTTGTTTTGTTAAGAAATAACAGACGCCTCATCACCATGACATAAATGCATGATTGTATTGTAGCTCGAGACATCTCTTGATGCGATGCACCTGCTGAACCCTGCCGATCCAGACCTCCTGATCTGACTGCTGTCTTATTTCTAGACCCTGTATGCTGCAATAGATGAGCCTGATGGTGTGAGAGGAGTGAATGCTCTGCGGAGAGAAGAACCCTCACTTCGCGAGCAGATCCTGGAGCACGAGAGCATCGGGCTGCTCAGAGATGCGACAGCTTGCTATGACCGCGCCATCCAACTGGAGTCGGACCAGGTACAGTCTGTCCAGATCGTCCTAGATTTGAACAAAATAATTTCGTTTTTACATCAAGAGAGTTCAGATAAATATTCAGTGTGCTGTCAAACCTGATAATATAAAATTATTGTGCAATTTTTGTCTAGATTGGCCACTACCACGGGGTCATGACCTCAATGCTCGGCCTTGGTCAGCTGTCGACCGTCATTGCGCAGGTCAACGGAGTCTTGGCCAACAGGTGGGAACAAATGTGGAATTTTAATTTGGATTCCAAAAGGTTTCAGGAGCTGATGTTTGATAGAACTCAATATGAACCTGTGACTCGTAGGCAGGAGTGGAAGTCGGAGTTGAACACCTACAGAGTTGAAGCTGCTTGGAAACTCGGCAAATGGGACCTGGTCAAGGATTACTTGAGTTCAGGTGTTTATACTGGAACATTCTTAAAAatattctgtattttttttttttgtgatttctaGACCTTGAGTTCTAGTCTAATGAAACATTTTAGCGCTTCTGACCTCGTGTCTTGTGCTCAGTGGGTTGTGTTGAGAGGTAAAGGTGCTGCTGAATCACATACACACTTCTCATACATGCACTGTTTTTGAGTCACAATTACTCTGATGCTGCGTGAGAACACCCGGCAGATAACTCCCTGTTTTTCCCTCCAGACCATCAGTCCAGCAGCTGGGGGGTTAACCTCGGTCAGCTGCTTTTGTCCGCCAAGAAGCAGGACGCCAAGAGTTTCTACGAGAAGCTGAAGTCGGTCAGGAAGGAGCAGGTTGTCCCGCTGTCTGCCGCCAGCTACGAGTATGGGACCTACCAAAGAGGTTATGAGTACATAGTCAGGTCAGTCAGTCTGGATTTAAAGTGATTTTAACAATTCTGCCAAATAAAATTAACTAAAATCACACAGTTTCATCGTGAGAATTGTATGAACCATAATGATTCATTGCTGTCGGGTGTGTGTGCAGACTGCACATGCTCAGTGAGTTGGAACACACCTTTGCTGAGCTGAATAAGCAGAAGGATCTCCACCAAGTCAACTTCAACCAGGTTTCCTTGCACTGGTCTGACCGGCTGGAGATGACGCAGAAGTCCTTCAGGGCCAAGGAGCCGATCCTGTCACTCCGTCGAGCCCTCCTCAGCCTCGGATCCATGTAAGGCTGGCGCAACAAAGACGCACAGAGCCAGTCATCACCACTGATTTTTGTGGCGTTAAATCCAAAGGCCGATGAGCGAGGAGCTGATAGGAGAATCATGGCTGCAGAGCGCTCGAGTGGCTCGCAAAGGTGGACACCACCAGACCGCCTTCAACTGCCTTCTGAATGCTGAAAACACGCATCGAGCTGAGCTGGTCACCGAGAAGGCCAAGTGGCTGTGGTCCAAGGTACCAGCTCGTAACGGTTCCAGCTGTGTCTGACACCATTTGGATCTCTCTCGTGTAGCAGGCCATCAAAAGTTCTGTGTCCAAACTAACCAACACTGCACTTGTTTAAACTTTATGGTCACACTTGCAGAAATATTGTCCATCTTCTGGGTTAAATTGGTTTCATACTGACCCTggtgtctttttttctgctgtctcAGTGAAGCTTGTTTTTCCTCAGGGCGATGTTCACCAGGCTCTGATAGTCCTCCAGAAGGGCGTAGCGCAGTGTTTCTCTGACGATCAGCACCAGACGGACGCTCGCTCCCTGCAGACCAAGGGCAAGGCTATGCTTCTGGTGGGCCGCTTCATGGAGGAGACGGCCAACTTTGAGTCCAATGCCATCATGAAGGCGTATAAGGTGGGGCTCTTCTTGACCTCAATCTGAGCCCAGACCAATGTGTCCGACGAGGAGTAACATTCTTTAGTGTGGGGTTATTGCAGCTGCTGGATTAAAGGATTAAAGACGGGCTTCAGTGGTGCAAACTATTGGGCTGGTTCTAAATGCTGAAAAGTACCTGTGTCACATCTGCTACTGCAGGATGTCACCAGTCTGCTGCCCGAGTGGGAAGATGGAAACTTCTACCTGGCAAAGTACTATGACAAAGTGATGCCCATGGTCACTGACAACAAGCTGGAGAAGCAGGGGACCCTGATCCGATACATCATCACCTATTTTGGAAAGTAAGCACTTAAACTTTGGTGGAAGCTAAGTGTAGCCAGCTGCCTGCAGAGACGACTGACCCGGGTTGTGATCTGTCCCAGAGCACTGCAGTTTGGAAACCAGTACATCTACCAGGCGATGCCTCGCATGCTTTCGCTCTGGTTGGATTTTGGAGCCAAAGTTTGTGAGTGCGAAAAAGGTGAGTGTTTGAGGAGAGCAAAGTCAAGTCAGCACCTGAAACTGGATGGAgcgtctctcctcctcagccggCCGAGCAGACCGACTGCTGAAACAGGACCTCAGCAAGATCAACTCAGTCATGACGGAGCACTACTCCAACTTGGCGCCGTACCAGTTCCTGACCGCCTTCTCCCAGCTCATCTCCCGGGTCTGTCACTCCAGCGACGAAGTCTTCTCCATCCTCATGAGCATCGTGGCCCAGGTCTTCCTGGCTTACCCCCAGCAGGCCATGTGGTTGATGACGGCAGTGTCCAAGGTGGGTCCTCACCTCCACCGGATGCGTGTAGCCTGACCTTCAGCTTGTGCTTCTGCTGCAGTCGTCCTATCAGATGCGGAAAAGTCGCTGCAGTCAGATTCTGAAAAAAGCCGTCAGTCTCAAGCCGTCGCTGGATAAATTCATCGTAGATGCCCAGAAGCTGACGGACTGGATGCTGGAGCTGTGCAACAAGCCGGTGCGCTAAATATGTGACGCAGCTTTGAAGTGAAGCCGCTGACCAAGTCCACACGTCGTCCTGCAGGTGGACGGCAACACTACCACCCTCAGCATGAGCGTCCACTTCAAGCCTCTGAAGCGTCTGGTGGAAGACTCCACCTTCAGCCAGATCCTCATCCCTCTGCAGGCCGTCCTCATCCCCACCTTGCCCTCCACAAGTGGCGCTAACACCAACCACGACGCCTTTCCAGGACACTGGGTGTACCTGGACAGCTTTGACGACACGGTAAGATACAGATGTCATTTCTTCAGGACAAGATGACCTGGTAGAAGTTACTCAACAGCACCTCCTTTTGGCTACACTTGGACTGACAGTTAGTCTTCTGTGCCAAGGGCCATTGAGGACAAACAGATAAATCAGTGCAGCTAGAGAGGAAGTAGAATacagtacaaaataaaagctgctggttgcctttcaaaataaatccgAAATCGCCAGAGAGGAATCAAATCAGGTTTTTCTTCAAACCTTCTTTGTGTCTTCACTAGTGCACCTTGAGTTTGTCACCTCAAGTCCTGCACTACCCTCTCCAGACCACAAGAGCATGGTCCCACTCACTAGGTGGACTTCTGGTCTGAAGCAGTAATAATGTGGTTTGAAAGACCCTCAACTGTGATGCGCCTCCAGGTGGAGATCCTGACCTCCTTACAGAAACCTAAGAAGATCAGCCTGAGGGGGTCAGATGGGCGGAGCTACACCATGATGTGTAAACCCAAAGATGACCTCAGGAAGGACTGCAGGCTCATGGAGTTCAACTGCCTCATTAACAAGGTCAGAAGGTTCAGAACTTTGTTCAGACGTTTAGTGTGTTTTTCAATCTTTTTACACAGAAACTTTAACCctgattgtgtgtgtgcgtgtccatCCTCAGTGCCTCCGCAAAGACGCCGAGTCCAGACGAAGGGAACTACACATCCGGACTTACGCAGTGATTCCACTCAATGAAGAGTGTGGGATCATCGAGTGGGTCAGCAACACTGCGGGACTGCGACTCATTCTCACCAAACTCTACAAGGAGAGAGGTACACTTGCTCCCCATTCCCCCCCAGCTTTGATGTTGTCACCAAGCAGAGACCCTTCTGGATCTGAATCTCCTTCAGGAATCTACTTGTCCGGTAAAGAGCTGAGGAAGTTGCTACTCCCGAAAACTGCTCCGCTGGAGGAGAAACTTCGAGTCCACAGGGACATGCTGTGTGCTCGGCACCCTCCAGTGTTCTACGAGTGGTTTCTCCAGACGTTCCCCGACCCTACTTCATGGTAAAAGCAGTGGAAATCCACTGTGTCCCCTTCTGACTACCAAAGTTCTGTACATTTGAATGCTCTCACAGGTACAGCAGCCGCTCAGCGTACTGCCGCTCGACCGCCGTCATGTCCATGGTCGGCTACATCCTGGGTCTGGGAGATCGCCACGGGGAAAACATCCTCTTTGATTCTTTCACTGGAGAATGTGTTCATGTGGATTTCAACTGTCTTTTCAACAAGGTTTGGTGTTTAATTTCTGCTTCACAGAAGGAGCACAATAATCACTGTCCTTTCCTCTTACCTCCACCAGGGGGAGACATTTGACGTTCCTGAGGTGGTTCCCTTCCGACTCACCCAAAACATGGTCCATGCGATGGGACCCATGGGCACGGAAGGTCTCTTCCGTCAGGCCTGTGAGGTCACCCTGAGACTGATGAGGGATCAGAGGGAGCCCCTCATGAGGTGAGAGGACCTCAACACACTTCGGTGTGAAGCACTGAGTCACATTTGTGTTGAGCATTTGCAGCTTTCAAGATCAGGCCAAAGGACTCAGCAGTAGTCTCTGTCTGAATTTGTCTCATGTGAATGTTTTCACTGTCAAGTGTTCTGAAGACCTTCCTGCACGACCCGCTGGTGGAGTGGAGCAAACCAAGCAAAGGCCTTTCTCG comes from the Synchiropus splendidus isolate RoL2022-P1 chromosome 16, RoL_Sspl_1.0, whole genome shotgun sequence genome and includes:
- the atr gene encoding serine/threonine-protein kinase ATR yields the protein MEGLEMSAMIPALQELASSSASDYDQAVQKPRQILCQFIDRILTDVDVVAIGLNKKSSSEPACVMLLDFVQHIIKSSSLMFANPACRPAEYPDTTKSCSDFTKWVAVRLLRVTAAPDCDIIHQRVSGVLRSLLHTLRVRASYIFSCLIQELILLAEDLSNILYTHVCSLGGPETLLYHPMPNQWPVTLERFCVSHLSSSSYLTPSPLTLSSSASLESLTVVVIDVITDSLRGVLSPRDLSTLWETGCAIMCNGNLRLRKACLVMLRRLVELGGFPQTQGHDFFTAYLHLLDIHPDMYATSSNEPYEGELLNLTRCLFDSPNVAPTHFEQIYLSQLFECICSLGETGTKMGKEMMECLCLLFNFCLSAAQSSKSESVLRRRRVAEVCRRLACSVGTTSQAECVEGFFQAALKSEAEIVMRELDDGETVAKKLCRTATSSDAAVTEVDMRVCSEVWAVASSRLDELLVFLNSDACQPESAETLSALQGVALILHLSAACVFPTSSAPLLWVSAKTLSCILDICQSLLDGGSKPITDHDYYQAVVQTSIQALDCGLYLTTNSPSEPALQLRVCALLSLPWVRDNMTGSAFQSCKFPSWVSVLAQRLTPCFSAEIQSHCVSLLAVLGRDVCPKWRTFVFSEALQSGDATVRSAAVQAFPLLLHHLEPKRHSIISTHLLPKLEDDSELVKKEIARIVGHLSCIQSGLSALTSSQSKCPVLCRRLHLTAQHSGDVVPSLKASFVKPFLPLLGVKAPSAVKLAFLEGLPHLCQHVNLVGEDSVSRAVLSSVFGLMEDSDPAVRTQFGQCVRFLLTEPTKSSQDQSFCEFLVARLKEAFNNARVNGDDDLRNTLIFTTGEIGRACEGSLVSFSLLRLLHCLLSKSSSVSVAAYTQIRVLASAKGLKLQTLFIQYKNPICQFLVESLHSRHASALRNSQDQGSESAHQRELALDILAQIAHAFDFPDLHRFLSRTLQVLLPYLAAKASTTGSALIRTLANELKANRREMLLSNFKYIFSHLVCSCTKEELNKAFHYLQSETAIELGSLLRQDFQGLHNELLLRLGEQYQQVFNGLAILASFASIDDPYQGPREITTAERMADYLQPKLLGILAFFNMQLLSSRPGEKDRKKLVLTSVMSLMTLMGSKHISSVRVKMMTTLRAGLRYREDFPLLCCQTWECFVRSVEPTHLGPLLSHVIVALLPLIPLQPKETAAIMRFLIVDNREEVSDFLHEIYFLPDHPELRDIHTVLQNYKKLTASSSDLAAALQLSMRAVQHENVDVRIHALTSLRDLMHSNQEWLLRQVCASEAVEPVISSLVSVLLKGCQDSSPEARLLCGECLGELGAVDPGRLDLSQTHTHGNRNTFVSGVEDPNFAYELLTELTRTFLANADDVRAQDSAAYAIQELLSIFQCREARTDSPGRRLWRRFPEQIQEILEPHLNSRYKSSQKSVNWSKLKKPFYLSEKGSKFSDWSATWAGYLITKVRHELASKVFTCCSFIIKHDYKVTIYLLPHILLYMLLGSTETEQQEVREEMLSVLTEGEGQDAGAQKTTSSLSQLSTQTVFSMLSHLTQWSRHILYNKPKSGEGGDYERMVVFLKGIPQDVMAKASLRSKAYTRALMHFEAHILENKENIQDHLTFLQTLYAAIDEPDGVRGVNALRREEPSLREQILEHESIGLLRDATACYDRAIQLESDQIGHYHGVMTSMLGLGQLSTVIAQVNGVLANRQEWKSELNTYRVEAAWKLGKWDLVKDYLSSDHQSSSWGVNLGQLLLSAKKQDAKSFYEKLKSVRKEQVVPLSAASYEYGTYQRGYEYIVRLHMLSELEHTFAELNKQKDLHQVNFNQVSLHWSDRLEMTQKSFRAKEPILSLRRALLSLGSMPMSEELIGESWLQSARVARKGGHHQTAFNCLLNAENTHRAELVTEKAKWLWSKGDVHQALIVLQKGVAQCFSDDQHQTDARSLQTKGKAMLLVGRFMEETANFESNAIMKAYKDVTSLLPEWEDGNFYLAKYYDKVMPMVTDNKLEKQGTLIRYIITYFGKALQFGNQYIYQAMPRMLSLWLDFGAKVCECEKAGRADRLLKQDLSKINSVMTEHYSNLAPYQFLTAFSQLISRVCHSSDEVFSILMSIVAQVFLAYPQQAMWLMTAVSKSSYQMRKSRCSQILKKAVSLKPSLDKFIVDAQKLTDWMLELCNKPVDGNTTTLSMSVHFKPLKRLVEDSTFSQILIPLQAVLIPTLPSTSGANTNHDAFPGHWVYLDSFDDTVEILTSLQKPKKISLRGSDGRSYTMMCKPKDDLRKDCRLMEFNCLINKCLRKDAESRRRELHIRTYAVIPLNEECGIIEWVSNTAGLRLILTKLYKERGIYLSGKELRKLLLPKTAPLEEKLRVHRDMLCARHPPVFYEWFLQTFPDPTSWYSSRSAYCRSTAVMSMVGYILGLGDRHGENILFDSFTGECVHVDFNCLFNKGETFDVPEVVPFRLTQNMVHAMGPMGTEGLFRQACEVTLRLMRDQREPLMSVLKTFLHDPLVEWSKPSKGLSRPQPNDTGEIVNEKAKTHVCDIEQRLQGVIKSRNKVLGLPLSIEGHVHYLIQEATDDKLLCQMYLGWGPYL